The sequence below is a genomic window from Egibacteraceae bacterium.
GCGCACGACACCATCCATCCCGTCGCCGAGAAGGAACGCGCGCGGGCCGCGTCGCCGTACCGCAGGGCGACCGGGCGTGCCGGCGGGCTCGAGGGGGGCATGACGACCGGCGAACCGCTGCGGGCGCGAGCGGCGATGAAGCCGCTGTCGAGCCTCACCCGCCCGCTCGAGACGGTCGACGTGGCCACGGGGCAGCCCGCCGAGGCCATCACGCAGCGCTCGGACGTCTGTGCGGTGCCGCGGGCCGGGGTGGTCTGCGAGGCCGTGGTCGCCCTCACCGTGGCCGACGCGCTGCTCGAGAAGACCGGCGGGGACTCCCTGGCCGAGGTGCTGCGCAACCTCGAAGCCTACGTCTCGACGCTGCGCGGGTGACCGCGCCGGCGGCCCCTGCGCTCGCAGGGGCCCGGGGTCCGTCGGCCGTACGCGGCTACGATCACACCGCCATGGACCTCATCGCCCCCGGTCGCAACGTCGTGCTCATCGGGCTCATGGGCGCCGGCAAGAGCACCGTCGGGCGCATCCTCGCCGAGCGCCTCGGCCGGCCGTTCGTCGACACCGACGACCTCGTGGAGGACGAGGCCGGGATGGCCATCCGCGACATCTTCGCCGAGAAGGGGGAAAGGGCGTTCCGCAGCCTCGAGTCGGAGGCCGTCCGCCGTGTGTCCGCTCTGCGCGGGCAGGTCGTCGCGGTGGGTGGGGGAGCGGTGTCGACGCCGGGCAACGCCACCCAGCTGCGCATGACCGGCGACCTCGTGCTGCTCGACGCGGATCCGGCCGTCCTCGCCGAACGGCTCGGGACGGACGTGGAGGACCGTCCCATGGTCGCCGAGGCCGACGACCTCGCCGCCCGCCTCGCGGAGCTGCGCCGCCGCCGTGACCACGACTACGCGCGCGCGGCGTCCTGCACCGTCCGCACCGACGGGCGCACCCCCGAGGAGGTCGCCGACGCCATCCTCGACTGGGCCCGCCACCGCCCGGGCCTGCTCAGCCGCGACGAGCGTGAGTGAGCTGCCCGTGACCACGCGCATCCCCGTGCCCGTTCCCGGCGCCTCCTACGACGTCGTCGTCGGCACGGGGCTCCTCGACCGGCTGGCCGACGTGGTGGCCTGGCCGGCGCACGCCCGGAAGGCCGCGGTCGTCACGGTCGGGCCGGTCGCGCACCTCTACGCCGGGCGGGTGCAGGAGGCGCTGCGCGGAGCCGGCCTCGAGGCGCACCGCCTCGACGTGCCCGACGGGGAAGAGGCGAAGAGCCTTTCGACGCTCGCGTCGCTCTACCACCGCCTCGCGGCGCTGCCGCTCGGACGCGACGACGTCGTCGTCGCGCTCGGCGGCGGGGTCGTCGGCGACCTCGCCGGCTTCGCCGCCGCGACCTGGAACCGCGGCGTGGCCGTCGTGCAGGTCCCGACCACGCTGCTCGCGCAGGTCGATGCGGCCGTCGGCGGCAAGACCGGGGTGAACCTGCCCGAGGGCAAGAACCTCGTCGGCGCGTTCCACCAGCCCATCGCGGTCGTCGCGGACATCCAGACGCTCGCCACGCTGCCCGTGCGCGAACG
It includes:
- a CDS encoding shikimate kinase; the encoded protein is MDLIAPGRNVVLIGLMGAGKSTVGRILAERLGRPFVDTDDLVEDEAGMAIRDIFAEKGERAFRSLESEAVRRVSALRGQVVAVGGGAVSTPGNATQLRMTGDLVLLDADPAVLAERLGTDVEDRPMVAEADDLAARLAELRRRRDHDYARAASCTVRTDGRTPEEVADAILDWARHRPGLLSRDERE